In Bradyrhizobium sp. 195, the sequence CGAGATCGATCGGCTGTCGGAATTCCTGCAGAGGCTGACGCCGCTGTCGCGCAGCTGTCTGCTCAGTGAGCTGGAGCGGCTCGAGCTGTGCGGCATCGACATGCCGGGCTCGGCCGACGTCCAGTCCCGCTTGCGCGCCGAGTTTCGCAAGGACGGATCGACCCAGGCGCGCGCCACCAGCCCGTCGCGCTATTTCTTCGCGCCGCTCGAGCTGCTCCTGATCGATGGCGCGCCCGAGCATGCCAATATGGGGCGGATCTCGCGCAACACCCTCACCCCGATCTGGGAGTGGATCTGCCGCGACCTGCTGCCGACCATGGCACGCGACTACATCAAGGCGATCAGCGACCAGGTTGCCGCCAACAATCCGAAGGAAGTCTCGAAGATCGCAGCGACCTTCCAGACCAAGGTCGTCAAGGTGCTCGAGAGCACCTTCGCTTCGGCTGAGAGCACCGAATTCGCGCGGGCCAAGCTCGCGCAGTATACGGCGTCGCGCAGCGCCTTCGACGACGTCAGGAAGATGCAGCATGTGCTGCGCGCCGGCGATGCGCTGCCGAAATTCGATGAAAAACTGCCTGCAAAAATCGCGAGATTCGACGACGGCCAGGTTGCAAAGATCACCGCGCAGCTCGACGCCTTCAAGAAGGCTCATCCCGAGGCACTGCCCTTCGCGCTGACGCTGGTGGCGAGGCGCCTTGCGACGTCATGGCAATTGGTGAGCCTCGCCACCAAGGCCGCCGCGAGCAAGAGCCCCGCCGACGTCGCCGCCGCGCCCTATGCCTGCGTCGTTCCCATGGTGCTCGACCGGCTCGACGACAAGCGCCTCGCGCTTCGCATCGCGCTCCGGCACAACCGGGTGCTGGTCGCCCGCGACCTGCTCACCGAGATCTATGACACCGAATATGCCCTCAAGGTGCGCATCGACGGCATCGAAAACAGCGAATGGGGAACCCGGCTCCAGCAATTGATGGATGCGATCGCGGCGCTGGTGTCCGCCGAGGTGAGTCGCTTCCCTTCCAATGTCGGCCACATCCTCGGCTCTCGCCGGCTGCGCAGCCACGACACGCTCGGCGGCAAGCTGACTTATCTGGCCTGGAAGGGACGCGACGCGATGCAGGACGGCGCGGCCGCGTTCCGCAAATTGATCGGGCAGACCTGATATCGCGCGGCGCGCTTCAATGCGCGCGCGGCAGGCACAGGAAGCGATCGAGAAATCGCCCTGACATCACGATCCTGAACCACCAATACATCAAACGCCGCGTCGTCATTGTCGCAATCCTCGACAGCCCACCACCGGCTGAGCCGAGCAATAGCGCAAGTGCAGCAACCCACGTGTGATGCGCTTCACATTCCGGCCGCGGGCCTGGCCGCGTTGTCGCAGAACTGTCGCGAGCGAAAGCGGAACCTGCGCGCATCGCGGGAAAGAAGACGACGCGGTCCTGTTCACCGTCGTCGAGCACTCGCCGCGCATCTCGAAAAAGCCACCGGTCACAATCCTCCAACGATCTCGCATTGCTTCGAAAGGGCACACAATCGCATTGCCCGCCTCCGTCCATCGGCGAGCACGACGCCAGTTACATCGCACGAGAGAAATTTCGCGTGCGCTGGCAGTCGTTGCGCCTGCGGTGCTCGAGTATGCGAATTCTTTTCGAACAGACTGTCGAAAAATTAGCTCGAATTGCAGGGTTTAACGTTACTCAGATAATTCAAGAATGATGTGATGCTCTCCTTATTTGAACCCACGCTCCGCGTTTAAGAAACCGTCACGGAACGGGAGTGGTGTTGATGAACGATGGGATGGTTGAGCTCGTCGGACGAAGGCCTGTGACCTTCGGACGACGAAAGGTAACGCCGCGCGCCTGCGTGGCCGATAGCAAGCGGCATCTGCGCGCCTTTCTCAGCGAGGTGCTGGAGGATCTCGGCTTCGTCACCAGCGAATGCGCCAGCGCGGACGAACTGCAGACCGTGCTCGTCACCGATCTGCCCGACCTGATCCTGCTCGGCGTCGCCACTGACGGCATCGAGCCGGGGAGATTCCTCGAAATATTGGTGCGGGAGGCTTTTGCCGGCAAGGTTCTGGCCGTCGGCGCCCGTGAGTCGATCATCGTCAGGGCCGTGCAGCAGGTCGGCGAGGAATATGGTCTTACCATGCTGCCGCCGCTGACCACGCCCTTTGCCGCGGAAACGCTGCGCGAGCGCGTCGCCATGCTGCTGCCGGAGGAGCCGGCGCCGAGCCCGGCCGTGCATGTCGGCGAGGCCCTGCATGCCGGCTGGCTCGAGCTCTGGTACCAGCCCAAGATCGACGCGCGCACGCTGGTCCGCAGCGGCGCCGAGGCGCTGGTGCGGATGCGGCATCCGACCTGGGGCGTGGTGCCGCCGGCCTATTTCATTCCGGAGCCGCACGATCCGCATTTGCGCGATCTGTCGGAGTTCGTGATCGGGCGCGCCATGCAGGACTGGCACTATCTTCTGGAGCAACAAAGCCCGGTTGACCTGTCGATCAATCTTCCCGCGTCTTATCTCAAGGAGCCGCAGGCGGTGCGCGATCTCTGCCGCAGCATGCCGACGCATCCGGCCTTCGGCGGGCTGACGGTCGAGATCGACAGCGACGAGGCGATCCGCGATCTCGATCACCTGACCGAGGTCGCGCGCGAGGTCGGCCTGCACAATATCGGCCTCTCGATCGACAATCTCGGCGCCAACTGGCCGGCGCTGATGGGCCTGGACAAGATTCCCTTCGTCAAGCTGAAGGCCGACCGGCAGTTCGTCACCGGCAGCGGCAACGATCGGCTGAAGCGCACGGTGTGCCGCGACATCGTCGAGCTCGCGCAGAGCTATGGCGCGCGCAGCGTCGCCCAGGGCGTCGAGAGCCGCTCCGACCTCGTTGCGGCCAACGAGCTCGGCTTCGACCTCGTGCAGGGCTTTCTGTTCGGCAAGCCGATGCCGCTGAAGAAATTTGCAAGGAGCGCGCTGACGCGGACGGTGATGGGGCAGGCGTGAGGCGAAAGCCTCACGCGAACCGGCGCGCGAAGAAGACGCAGGCAACCACGAGTGCAGTTGCGGCAATCATGCTCCAGGCGACCGGCTCGTGCAGCAACAAGCCCGCGAGCGCAAGACCGAAGAAC encodes:
- a CDS encoding EAL domain-containing response regulator, which gives rise to MNDGMVELVGRRPVTFGRRKVTPRACVADSKRHLRAFLSEVLEDLGFVTSECASADELQTVLVTDLPDLILLGVATDGIEPGRFLEILVREAFAGKVLAVGARESIIVRAVQQVGEEYGLTMLPPLTTPFAAETLRERVAMLLPEEPAPSPAVHVGEALHAGWLELWYQPKIDARTLVRSGAEALVRMRHPTWGVVPPAYFIPEPHDPHLRDLSEFVIGRAMQDWHYLLEQQSPVDLSINLPASYLKEPQAVRDLCRSMPTHPAFGGLTVEIDSDEAIRDLDHLTEVAREVGLHNIGLSIDNLGANWPALMGLDKIPFVKLKADRQFVTGSGNDRLKRTVCRDIVELAQSYGARSVAQGVESRSDLVAANELGFDLVQGFLFGKPMPLKKFARSALTRTVMGQA